The DNA region GGCCTGGATGTTCCTGCCCCTTTCAAATGCCGCCCTGTTTCGTATCAGAAGACCGCTAGCGGCGGCTTGGGCGGTAGAAACGGCAATGACTAGAGGGACGGCGAGGCCTAACGCATGGGGACATGTGATCACCATGACGGTTACCATTCGTTCGAGAGCGAAGGCAAAATCCTGGTGCATAACGGCCAACCATAGGCCGATCGTCACACCTCCTCCCGTCAGGGCAATGATGGTCAACCAAAGTGCGGCCCGGTTTGCCAAGTCCTGAGTCCTGGACTTGCTCTCCTGGGCTTGCCTGACAAGTTCGATCACCTGGGAAAGGAAGGAATCCCTGCCTGTTTTCCTGACCTCCACCGTAACGGAGCCTTCACCGTTGATGGAACCCCCTATGACTATTCCTCCCGGTTGTTTGGGTATGGGTTTTGATTCCCCGGTCAGCATGGCCTCGTTTACCGACGTTGTCCCCTCTATCACCTCGCCGTCTACGGGGACCTTCTCCCCCGGTTTGATCATGACCCGGTCCCCTGCCTTGAGCTCACCCAGGGAGACATCCCAAGTACTGCCATCGGGCATGACTTTATGTGCATTGGAAGGCATGAGCCTTGCCAGTTCCTCCAGGGCCATGGATGCCCCCATGACGGATTTCATCTCGATCCAGTGCCCCAGAAGCATGATGTCGATGAGGGTGGCGAGTTCCCAAAAGAACACTTTTCCTCTCAGACCGAATACGACGATGCTGCTGTACACATAGGCCGTCGTGATCGCTACGGCAATCAGGGTCATCATGGCAGGCTGCTTCTTCGCCAATTCCCCAACGAAGCCTTTCAGAAAAGGGCCGCCGCCGTAAAAGAAAACGAAGGAGGAGAGAAGAAAGAGCACGTACCCGTCCCCTATGAAGGCCAGAACGTGCCTCAACTCGAGAACTTGCTGGATTAACGGTGAAAGGGCAAGAATTGGGATGGTGACTGCAAGGGATATCCAGAATCGCATCCGGAAGTCGGCAATCATGTGGGCATGGCCTCCCTCGTGCTTGTTGCCTGCCCTATGTCCTTGTTCATGGGCACTTTCCACGTGCCCATCGTGCCGATCGTGCTTTTCTTGGCTTCCACCATGCAGTTCTTGAGACTTTTCTTCGGAATGATGGTGGTCCACATCAGCCTCCTTGTTGGCGGACTTCATACCCCCGACGACAGGTCGATAGATGCTGAAAAATCATGCCGGAGCAAGCCATGGCGCCTTTTCACCCGAGGCGATGTTCGCTGCACTGGAGAAATATTCCGTGATGCTTATGCCCAAGAAGCAGTCGTCATGACTTCCTACGGATTTCTGTTTGTCAAACCCAAAGATACACAGACTTTCATGATCATTGATGGCTTTGGTTAAGGAATATCCGCCTATCCTATGGCAGCTTTTTGAGGAAAGCTATCAAATCAGCCAGATCCTCATTGCTGATGTTCCAGCGAGGCATGTCCGGCTTTAGTTGCGTGCCATCGGGATCCTGCCCCTTGACAACTGCCAACTGGAATTTTTTAGCGTCAAATTCTTTTTTCAGGACTGACCAGCGAATGTCCTTTGCATCCATAACCTGCATCATGCCCATCCGGTGTATGCCGCCCCGTCCGTCTGGACCGTGGCATGAAACACAGGCCAATCTCCCTCTCATCATCATCCATCCGCCATAAGAGGGGCCGCCGGTGTAGGCTATTTCCGTGCCCCGGTTGCTTGTGGAAGTATAATAGATTCGTTCGCC from Syntrophaceae bacterium includes:
- the cadA gene encoding cadmium-translocating P-type ATPase, translating into MIADFRMRFWISLAVTIPILALSPLIQQVLELRHVLAFIGDGYVLFLLSSFVFFYGGGPFLKGFVGELAKKQPAMMTLIAVAITTAYVYSSIVVFGLRGKVFFWELATLIDIMLLGHWIEMKSVMGASMALEELARLMPSNAHKVMPDGSTWDVSLGELKAGDRVMIKPGEKVPVDGEVIEGTTSVNEAMLTGESKPIPKQPGGIVIGGSINGEGSVTVEVRKTGRDSFLSQVIELVRQAQESKSRTQDLANRAALWLTIIALTGGGVTIGLWLAVMHQDFAFALERMVTVMVITCPHALGLAVPLVIAVSTAQAAASGLLIRNRAAFERGRNIQAIIFDKTGTLTQGKFGVTGTILFSHDIKDEELLKYAASVESRSEHPIAQGIVSSSKATFSVEGFKAIPGRGAEGIVEGKEVKVISPGYLREKGISVADERIGRLSAQGKTVIFVVMNGELKGAIALADIIRPESRETIAKLKEMGIRCMMLTGDNRLVAKWVSDEIGLDEYFAEVLPQEKADKIKEVQSRGLIVAMTGDGVNDAPALAQADVGIAIGAGTDVAVETADIVLVRSNPLDTVAIISLARATYRKMVQNLAWATGYNAFAIPLAAGVLYKYGILLSPAMGAVLMSLSTVIVAINARFLRVAR
- a CDS encoding cytochrome c, producing the protein MRKIAFVFISVVVMSAAFFTLNGSAQMGSDVMGPGSGTGWGVGAFRSNGERIYYTSTSNRGTEIAYTGGPSYGGWMMMRGRLACVSCHGPDGRGGIHRMGMMQVMDAKDIRWSVLKKEFDAKKFQLAVVKGQDPDGTQLKPDMPRWNISNEDLADLIAFLKKLP